A single Mangifera indica cultivar Alphonso chromosome 20, CATAS_Mindica_2.1, whole genome shotgun sequence DNA region contains:
- the LOC123204361 gene encoding ankyrin repeat-containing protein BDA1-like — protein MEILNLMPSFAWKRDHLGRSPLHLALEGKHLQKGLNPCDPDLELKYQKIVSWLIKHDSELVRVKAKGMVTPLHYAAQLDDESSLAEFLHVCPSSIKDLTVKSETAVHVAIKNASLNAFKVLLGWFRYFNKEEMLYSKDEDGNNALHTAVSANQPEVVKLLIGCMKVNIENSNGLTALDMFYERQAQGLVDAAVGDILLTAKAKTASELHPPLRGSEKTSKFKKFSDALSCSDIILRKLWLLHLSVNEVPLKVRNILLVVAILTATATYQAALTPPGGYWPDDGKLQPAANNTGISNTTTAAISNTNTTTAISNTTTTAISNTTTTIFSTEPSEQHHAGNMILGSTQQLVFVICNSLAFFTSVCLISILVTGLPFCRIILTLISLMALSYYTSILETFYFTDSVTVRISFIIFMLVSVLTANYIPNFLDKLNAYKDPTA, from the exons ATGGAAATACTAAACTTAATGCCATCATTTGCTTGGAAGCGAGACCATCTTGGGCGTAGCCCCCTCCATTTGGCTTTGGAAGGGAAGCACCTGCAGAAAGGGCTGAATCCTTGTGATCCGGATTTGGAGTTGAAGTACCAGAAAATTGTATCATGGTTGATAAAACATGACAGTGAGCTTGTCCGTGTTAAAGCAAAGGGAATGGTTACTCCTTTGCACTATGCAGCTCAACTAGATGATGAATCCAGTTTGGCTGAGTTTTTGCATGTTTGTCCatcatcaataaaagatttgacTGTTAAATCTGAAACTGCCGTCCATGTCGCCATAAAAAACGCGAGTTTGAATGCCTTTAAAGTGTTGTTGGGATGGTTTCGATACTTCAACAAAGAAGAGATGCTGTACAGTAAGGACGAGGACGGAAACAATGCATTGCATACTGCAGTATCTGCAAATCAACCTGAG GTGGTGAAGCTGTTGATTGGATGTATGAAAGTGAATATAGAGAACAGTAATGGTTTGACAGCTTTGGACATGTTCTACGAACGCCAAGCTCAAGGTTTGGTAGATGCAGCAGTTGGGGACATTCTACTTACTGCTAAAGCTAAAACTGCATCTGAACTCCATCCGCCTTTAAGAGGTTCAGAAAAAACTTCgaaattcaaaaagttttcTGATGCCTTATCGTGTTCAgatataattttgagaaaattatGGCTGCTTCACCTAAGCGTAAATGAAGTTCCTCTTAAAGTGCGAAATATACTACTTGTAGTGGCAATTTTGACCGCCACAGCTACATATCAAGCTGCTCTAACTCCCCCCGGAGGATATTGGCCAGATGACGGCAAACTGCAGCCTGCAGCGAACAACACTGGTATCAGTAACACCACCACCGCCGCTATCAGTAACACCAACACCACCACCGCTATCAGTAACACCACCACTACCGCTATCAgtaacaccaccaccaccatcttTAGTACAGAGCCTTCTGAACAACACCATGCAGGGAATATGATTCTGGGGTCTACACAACAATTAGTTTTTGTGATCTGTAATTCATTGGCTTTTTTTACGTCTGTGTGCCTAATTTCGATTCTCGTAACTGGCCTCCCATTTTGCAGAATCATTCTCACATTGATTTCTCTGATGGCATTATCGTATTATACTTCTATTCTTGAAACTTTTTACTTCACCGATAGTGTCACTGTAAGGATTTCGTTTATCATTTTTATGCTTGTAAGTGTTCTTACGGCAAATTATATTccaaattttttagataaattaaatgcCTACAAGGACCCAACAGCCTAA